One genomic segment of Natrialbaceae archaeon AArc-T1-2 includes these proteins:
- a CDS encoding PQQ-binding-like beta-propeller repeat protein, which translates to MVDERGRRALLGSLAASCVVGLTGCLGDSNDEPAVIEPDVDTSHPDDGGAWPSFQYDAGNTGHAPGPGPTEAVERRWRFETDDSVYSSPAVVEETVYVGSNDGGVYAIDAENGDRRWRFGTNGAVSSSPAVADDTVYVGSEDGSVYAVDEGEERWHLETDDQVVSSPTVLEETVYVGSNDATLYALAADDGEMRWEFEADGSLQRAPAVADGVVYVGSDAGSLYAVDADDGEEVWRIETDDWIQSRPTVADGVVYVGSNDDHVYAVNVDDGEIHWTFETGGSVTSSPAVVDGVVYVGSFDNSLYALSAASNGDPDDPAPETQFWSVGGFLEVRSSPAVADGTVYVGNEDGFVRALSPETGTERWQYQTEDWVASSPAVVDGVVYVGSGDGSVYALEEP; encoded by the coding sequence ATGGTCGACGAACGTGGACGCCGAGCGCTGCTGGGTTCCCTCGCGGCGAGTTGTGTCGTCGGGCTGACGGGCTGTCTCGGCGACTCCAACGACGAGCCGGCGGTGATCGAGCCGGACGTGGACACGAGCCACCCCGACGACGGCGGCGCGTGGCCCTCGTTTCAGTACGACGCCGGAAACACTGGCCACGCGCCGGGGCCGGGACCGACCGAGGCCGTCGAGCGACGCTGGCGGTTCGAGACGGATGATTCGGTCTACAGCAGCCCCGCGGTCGTCGAGGAGACAGTCTACGTCGGCAGCAACGACGGCGGCGTCTACGCAATCGACGCCGAGAACGGCGATCGACGGTGGCGGTTCGGAACGAACGGCGCGGTCTCGAGCAGTCCCGCGGTGGCCGACGACACGGTGTACGTCGGCAGCGAGGATGGGTCGGTGTACGCCGTCGACGAGGGCGAGGAGCGCTGGCACCTCGAGACCGACGATCAGGTTGTCTCGAGCCCGACGGTCCTCGAGGAGACGGTTTACGTCGGCAGCAACGACGCCACTCTCTACGCGCTCGCGGCCGACGACGGCGAGATGCGCTGGGAGTTCGAGGCGGACGGCTCCCTCCAGCGAGCGCCCGCGGTAGCCGACGGCGTCGTCTACGTCGGCAGCGACGCCGGTTCGCTCTACGCGGTCGACGCCGACGACGGCGAGGAGGTCTGGCGAATCGAGACCGACGACTGGATCCAGAGCCGGCCGACGGTGGCAGACGGCGTCGTCTACGTCGGCAGCAACGACGATCACGTCTACGCGGTCAACGTAGACGACGGCGAGATCCACTGGACGTTCGAGACCGGCGGCTCGGTGACCTCGAGTCCGGCGGTCGTCGACGGCGTCGTCTACGTCGGCAGCTTCGACAACAGCCTCTACGCGCTCTCGGCCGCATCGAACGGGGACCCGGACGATCCCGCCCCAGAAACCCAGTTCTGGAGCGTCGGCGGTTTTCTCGAGGTTCGAAGCAGTCCCGCCGTCGCCGACGGAACGGTCTACGTCGGCAACGAGGACGGATTCGTCCGTGCGCTCTCGCCCGAGACCGGCACGGAGCGCTGGCAGTACCAGACCGAGGACTGGGTGGCGTCGAGTCCGGCGGTCGTCGACGGCGTCGTCTACGTCGGTAGCGGCGACGGGTCAGTTTACGCGCTCGAGGAACCGTAG